The Cloacibacillus sp. genomic sequence ATGCTCGGCTCCCACCTTAAGGAGCTTCACCTTTGACATATCGAGCGCGGGGCTGGTGATCTTCACGCCCTTGACGACGGGGATGTAGTTGATCTTCTGATCGACGAAGAACTGTCCAAGCTTGGGGCTCGTCGCCCAGTCGATAAACTTCTTCGCCTCCTCCTGGTTCTTCGCGCCGGCGATCATGCCCGTAGCCTCGATACCGAAGGTGACGCCCTCTTTCGGATAGGTGATGATGACGGGGTATCCCTGCTGCTGGATGTCGAGCGCGTCAACTAGATAGAAAATGCCGCTTGAAGCCTGTCCCTGGGCGATCGGCATTGCGCCGCCTGCGCCGCTCTTCGTGTAGAGCTGGACGTTCTTGTGCAGCTTCTTCTGATAGTCGAAGGCTCCGTCGACGCCGTAGACGCCGATGAGGCTGTAGATACGCTCCGTCGCCGTGCCCGAGGTACGGGCGTCGGCCATCTGCAGACCGTTCTTATAGGCGGGGTTCAGCAGATCCTGCCATGATTCCGGGGCCTTGAGGCTGTTCTTTTTGAGGAAATCCGTATTGGTGAGGAAGCAGAGGGGTATGAGGCCGATGCCGGTCCAGTGGTTGCCGGGGTCCCTGTACTCCGCGGGGGTCAGCTTCTGATCCTTCGGCACATAGACGGCGAAGACGTTGTCCTTCTGTCCCGCCGTGTAAATGTCGGCTGGGCCGCCGAGCAGGATGTCGACCTGCGGGTTATTCCTTTCCGCCACGAGGCGGGCGAGGGCCTCTCCTGAGGAGAAGCGGATAAAATTCACCTTGATGCCGGTATCCTTTGTGAACTGCTCGAAGACCTTAGAGGCGTATTTTTCGGGCATGACCGTATAGGCGTTGAGCGTTGCCGCCATCGCGCCGGTGCAGACGGCCATAATAAAAGCCATGGCCATGAGGAGAGAAACTGCCTTACGACGATTGTACATAAAACCACTCCCAGTGATATAGATCGCCCCGGTATGGGCAAATGTAACGGGAACGTAAGATTACGCTTTCATTACATTTAAAATAATACCATTATATGAGCAAAATAAAAGTCTTCTTTTGACACATTTCATATTGCCGCACAAAAACACGTATCGCAAAGCAGTTGCGTACATCTCTTACGGTGATGACTGTCTGAAAGATATTGATAAAACTTTAAAGTTGTTGTAGAATCCAAAATATGGCTCTAAGTCTTAAAAATATGACATAAAAGAGTAACATTGCTGATATTGAAGGAGAATATATCGTGGAAACAATAAAAGGCCAGGTGTTCGGACGAAAGGCTTTTACGCTTGTGGAAGCGCTAATAGTTGTCATAATCATCGGAATTCTTGCGGGATTGATGATGACAGCCTCGGGAGCGTCGACACAAAAAGCGGAGGACACACGTGCGATAAATGATATCGTTGTGATGAGAAAAGCGGTGATGATTGCCTCAGTAGAGGCCGGCGTAGAAGGGGCTATTGAGAAGATTACGGTTGAGCACAACAAATTTGAAGTTTCTTTATTAAAGGATGAAGAAAGGGAGCCTGAGTTTAAAAATAGGCTTGAAGCCGTACTCGATACAAATATAGCGGCAAGGAGATTTGTCATTTTTTATGATAAAGATGGGAACCTTGGTACCTTGAATTATTATCCTAAATCTGAGAATTTCCCGTGGTATTTTATTTCGCAGACAGCGGCTGAAGGGGATATGTCGATATATTGCTATGATGATAAAACTTATAAGAAAAGACTTGTAAAATCTTATTAAGTCCGATCTTCAATCTAATAACAGAGGGGCCGTATCTCTGCGCGAACGGCCCCTCTGTTATTTTTATCTATTCATACTTTAGTACGGCCTTCTCCTCGCGGTTCTTTTCCAGGATCATCGAGCGTATCAGGTAAGCGCGGCTGACGCAGCCAACGAAGATGCCGTTTTCATCAATGACCGGGCAGACTTTGAAATGGCGGCGGATCATTTCGGCGGCGACGGCGAAGTCACTGTCGTCCTTGTTGAAGCAGACGACTTTTTCCTGCATTATCTCCGTCACCTTTTTATAGCGGATGGCGGCGAAACGCTTCGCGAATTGTCCGTAGTCCGGCAGGAAGGCGGCATTTTTCAGCGTCGTTATATACCCCGGCAAGCATTTTTTTATGATATCCTCTTCGCTTACGAATCCGCAGACCCTGTTATCAGCTGTGAGTACGGGCACCCCTGTGCGGCAATGGCGAAGTATCAGTTCGATCGCCCGTTCTATAGTGTCGTTCTCGCGCAGTACGACCATATCTTTATTCATTAATTCGCCAATCTTCAAATAACATTCCCCCCTGCCCCTGTCTTCACCTTCAATTATACTACAGCATCTCACATCCAGAGCCCCCGACCTATCCACAGCAGCGCTATTGAGGATAAAAGCAGCGAAACAAATACGACCCGCAGCCCGATCTTTGAAAAGGCGGCGAACGATATCTCGATCCCCTCTTTTGCCGCGAAATCGGCGACGACGGCGTTCGCCGCCGCACTGAAATAGGTGCCGTTGCCGCCTAGGCAGGCCCCGAGGGCGAGCGCCCAGTAGAGCGGCTCGGCGGGGATGGCGGCGGCCAGCGCCATTGATTTGATGATGTGCACGAATATAGCCGTGAAGGCAATGTTGTTGATAAAGGCGCAGGTGATT encodes the following:
- a CDS encoding prepilin-type N-terminal cleavage/methylation domain-containing protein is translated as METIKGQVFGRKAFTLVEALIVVIIIGILAGLMMTASGASTQKAEDTRAINDIVVMRKAVMIASVEAGVEGAIEKITVEHNKFEVSLLKDEEREPEFKNRLEAVLDTNIAARRFVIFYDKDGNLGTLNYYPKSENFPWYFISQTAAEGDMSIYCYDDKTYKKRLVKSY
- a CDS encoding CBS domain-containing protein, which encodes MKIGELMNKDMVVLRENDTIERAIELILRHCRTGVPVLTADNRVCGFVSEEDIIKKCLPGYITTLKNAAFLPDYGQFAKRFAAIRYKKVTEIMQEKVVCFNKDDSDFAVAAEMIRRHFKVCPVIDENGIFVGCVSRAYLIRSMILEKNREEKAVLKYE
- a CDS encoding ABC transporter substrate-binding protein encodes the protein MAFIMAVCTGAMAATLNAYTVMPEKYASKVFEQFTKDTGIKVNFIRFSSGEALARLVAERNNPQVDILLGGPADIYTAGQKDNVFAVYVPKDQKLTPAEYRDPGNHWTGIGLIPLCFLTNTDFLKKNSLKAPESWQDLLNPAYKNGLQMADARTSGTATERIYSLIGVYGVDGAFDYQKKLHKNVQLYTKSGAGGAMPIAQGQASSGIFYLVDALDIQQQGYPVIITYPKEGVTFGIEATGMIAGAKNQEEAKKFIDWATSPKLGQFFVDQKINYIPVVKGVKITSPALDMSKVKLLKVGAEHKGDKRKAYVERWINEVIR